The following are encoded together in the Populus trichocarpa isolate Nisqually-1 chromosome 5, P.trichocarpa_v4.1, whole genome shotgun sequence genome:
- the LOC7494711 gene encoding serine/threonine-protein kinase/endoribonuclease IRE1b isoform X1: MKRSLIFLLLILLILSPLISQFCLSDQSNQITKLFDPLLPPTPRQQDVAIVAALDGTVHLVDTNLRKTRWSFPTGSPIYSSYQARVSSDDDRHNGSELSKDLYYIDCGDDWELYVHSQRFGKLRKLSLSADEYIRMTPHISDDGEITLGLKKTTAFLVDAKTGRVVRTYKFDNSASKVGVQVFEGNAVMLSKDAGELVESGDVDLGAFKHLVYITRTDYVLQHYSPNSSEILWNVAFADIEGEFRCQGIQSSFDGVPPNANEDTDETEWQLPCQKKTVALRIRDHGMFEFDKLAITHLGGGANFLPVPYNKPPFGHVPRFQPALPTSGDIPVLALPSSEGKNPGILAPFSGNSGTVNAITPSSENIAKSHVWPFITAVLSIMGFIFYKFLASRKQGKLNKPIEELQPRSGMPKKKKNRRSGNNKSNPNNLKNQKYLSLQSKVGEINELTRVERDERKLLLTFTDHVDGRVDGRRIGKLLVSNKEIAKGSNGTVVLEGIYDGRHVAVKRLVQSHHDVALKEIQNLIASDQHPNIVRWYGVEYDQDFVYLALERCTCSLNDLIYVNSESFQNQIPSKDMDSNRLPEYMVRLHSMPEHNRNVELWKANGYPSVQLLKLMRDVVSGLAHLHELGIVHRDMKPQNVLIISEKSFCAKLSDMGISKRLLGDMSSLTQHPTGYGSSGWQAPEQLLHGRQTRALDLFSLGCVLFFCITGGKHPFGDNIERDVNIVNDRKDLFLVENIPEALDLFTCLLDPDPEKRPKAQEVLNHPLFWTSEKRLSFLQDVSDRVELEDRENASELLDTLESTATMALNGKWDEKMEAAFINNIGRYRRYKFDSIRDLLRVIRNKSHHYRELPQEIKELLGSHPEGFESYFSRRFPKLLIEVYKVIYRYCKEEEFFRKYIDSNII, from the exons ATGAAGCgctctttgatatttcttctaCTGATACTTCTGATCTTGTCACCGCTGATCTCTCAATTTTGCCTCTCTGATCAGAGTAATCAGATCACCAAACTATTCGATCCTCTGCTGCCGCCAACACC TAGGCAACAAGATGTAGCGATTGTGGCTGCTTTGGATGGGACAGTGCATTTGGTGGATACTAATTTAAGGAAAACTCGATGGTCTTTTCCGACGGGATCGCCTATTTATTCTTCTTATCAAGCTAGAGTTAGCAGTGATGATGATAGGCATAATGGTTCTGAGCTTAGTAAGGACTTGTATTATATTGATTGTGGAGATGATTGGGAACTTTATGTGCATAGCCAGCGCTTTGGAAAATTG CGAAAACTCTCACTGAGTGCTGATGAATATATTAGAATGACGCCACATATATCTGATGATGGAGAAATTACGTTGGGGTTGAAAAAAACTACTGCTTTTCTTGTTGATGCTAAGACTGGAAGGGTTGTTCGCACATATAAGTTTGATAATTCTGCTTCGAAAGTAGGGGTTCAAGTTTTTGAAGGGAATGCTGTTATGTTGTCGAAAGATGCTGGAGAATTGGTAGAATCTGGTGATGTTGATCTGGGAGCATTTAAGCATCTGGTTTACATCACAAGGACAGATTATGTGCTGCAACACTATTCTCCAAACTCTTCTGAGATATTATGGAATGTGGCATTTGCAGATATTGAGGGTGAATTCCGGTGTCAGGGGATTCAGAGTTCTTTTGATGGGGTGCCTCCGAATGCCAATGAGGACACAGATGAGACTGAATGGCAATTGCCTTGTCAGAAGAAGACAGTTGCCCTCCGAATTCGTGACCACGGCATGTTTGAATTTGATAAACTAGCAATTACTCATCTAGGAGGTGGAGCTAACTTTCTTCCTGTTCCATATAACAAACCTCCTTTTGGACATGTTCCTAGATTTCAGCCGGCTCTTCCCACCAGTGGAGACATACCTGTGCTTGCATTGCCCTCATCTGAGGGGAAAAACCCTGGGATATTGGCTCCTTTTAGTGGAAACAGTGGCACAGTGAATGCTATAACCCCATCTTCTGAAAATATAGCAAAGTCTCATGTATGGCCTTTTATTACAGCTGTTTTGTCAATTATGGGGTTCATCTTTTACAAATTTTTAGCATCCAGAAAACAGGGCAAGTTGAATAAACCTATTGAGGAACTTCAACCCCGATCTGGGatgccaaaaaagaagaaaaatcggAGATCAGGAAACAACAAGAGTAATCCCAATAATCTGAAAAATCAGAAATATTTGTCTCTTCAGAGTAAGGTTGGAGAAATCAATGAACTTACACGTGTTGAAAGAGATGAAAGGAAATTGTTATTGACTTTTACTGATCATGTTGATGGTCGAGTAGATGGTCGTAGAATTGGCAAGTTGTTAGTTTCCAACAAAGAAATTGCTAAGGGTAGTAATGGTACAGTTGTGCTTGAGGGAATTTATGATGGGCGTCATGTGGCTGTGAAGCGCCTGGTGCAATCTCATCATGATGTGGCTTTGAAAGAGATTCAGAACCTTATTGCCTCTGATCAACATCCAAATATTGTTAGATGGTACGGGGTGGAGTATGATCAAGATTTTGTTTATCTTGCGTTGGAGCGCTGCACCTGCAGCTTAAATGacttaatttatgttaattctGAATCTTTCCAAAATCAAATACCATCCAAGGATATGGACTCCAACCGCTTGCCTGAGTACATGGTTCGATTGCATTCAATGCCGGAACATAACAGAAATGTTGAATTGTGGAAGGCCAACGGTTATCCTTCAGTACAGTTGTTAAAATTAATGAG GGATGTGGTTTCTGGGCTTGCCCATTTGCATGAACTTGGAATTGTACATCGGGACATGAAGCCTCAGAATGTTTTGATTATCAGCGAGAAATCTTTCTGTGCAAAGCTTTCAGATATGGGCATTAGCAAGCGCCTACTTGGGGACATGTCTTCCTTGACCCAGCATCCAACTG GTTATGGGAGCTCAGGCTGGCAAGCACCTGAACAACTACTTCATGGACGCCAAACACGTGCATTAGACTTGTTTAGTTTAGGCtgtgttctatttttttgtatCACAGGGGGTAAGCATCCTTTTGGCGATAATATTGAACGTGATGTCAATATTGTCAATGACCGTAAGGACCTATTCTTAGTAGAGAATATACCAGAAGCTCTGGATCTTTTCACTTGTCTCTTGGATCCCGACCCAGAGAAGAG GCCAAAAGCCCAGGAAGTGTTGAATCATCCCCTGTTTTGGACTTCTGAGAAAAGGCTCTCATTTCTCCAGGATGTTAGTGATCGAGTGGAACTGGAAGATAGGGAGAATGCATCGGAACTCTTGGATACATTAGAAAGCACTGCAACAATGGCATTGAATGGGAAATGGGATGAAAAGATGGAAGCTGCATTTATTAACAACATTGGCCGCTACAGGCGTTATAAGTTTGACTCCATTCGTGACCTATTACGGGTCATACGCAACAAGTCACATCACTATAGGGAACTCCCCCAGGAGATTAAGGAATTATTAGGGTCACATCCAGAAGGATTTGAGAGTTATTTTTCACGTCGATTTCCAAAACTCTTGATTGAAGTTTACAAAGTGATCTACAGGTACTGCAAAGAGGAGGAGTTTTTCCGTAAATACATAGACAGCAATATAATCTAG
- the LOC7494711 gene encoding serine/threonine-protein kinase/endoribonuclease IRE1b isoform X2, with protein sequence MKRSLIFLLLILLILSPLISQFCLSDQSNQITKLFDPLLPPTPQQDVAIVAALDGTVHLVDTNLRKTRWSFPTGSPIYSSYQARVSSDDDRHNGSELSKDLYYIDCGDDWELYVHSQRFGKLRKLSLSADEYIRMTPHISDDGEITLGLKKTTAFLVDAKTGRVVRTYKFDNSASKVGVQVFEGNAVMLSKDAGELVESGDVDLGAFKHLVYITRTDYVLQHYSPNSSEILWNVAFADIEGEFRCQGIQSSFDGVPPNANEDTDETEWQLPCQKKTVALRIRDHGMFEFDKLAITHLGGGANFLPVPYNKPPFGHVPRFQPALPTSGDIPVLALPSSEGKNPGILAPFSGNSGTVNAITPSSENIAKSHVWPFITAVLSIMGFIFYKFLASRKQGKLNKPIEELQPRSGMPKKKKNRRSGNNKSNPNNLKNQKYLSLQSKVGEINELTRVERDERKLLLTFTDHVDGRVDGRRIGKLLVSNKEIAKGSNGTVVLEGIYDGRHVAVKRLVQSHHDVALKEIQNLIASDQHPNIVRWYGVEYDQDFVYLALERCTCSLNDLIYVNSESFQNQIPSKDMDSNRLPEYMVRLHSMPEHNRNVELWKANGYPSVQLLKLMRDVVSGLAHLHELGIVHRDMKPQNVLIISEKSFCAKLSDMGISKRLLGDMSSLTQHPTGYGSSGWQAPEQLLHGRQTRALDLFSLGCVLFFCITGGKHPFGDNIERDVNIVNDRKDLFLVENIPEALDLFTCLLDPDPEKRPKAQEVLNHPLFWTSEKRLSFLQDVSDRVELEDRENASELLDTLESTATMALNGKWDEKMEAAFINNIGRYRRYKFDSIRDLLRVIRNKSHHYRELPQEIKELLGSHPEGFESYFSRRFPKLLIEVYKVIYRYCKEEEFFRKYIDSNII encoded by the exons ATGAAGCgctctttgatatttcttctaCTGATACTTCTGATCTTGTCACCGCTGATCTCTCAATTTTGCCTCTCTGATCAGAGTAATCAGATCACCAAACTATTCGATCCTCTGCTGCCGCCAACACC GCAACAAGATGTAGCGATTGTGGCTGCTTTGGATGGGACAGTGCATTTGGTGGATACTAATTTAAGGAAAACTCGATGGTCTTTTCCGACGGGATCGCCTATTTATTCTTCTTATCAAGCTAGAGTTAGCAGTGATGATGATAGGCATAATGGTTCTGAGCTTAGTAAGGACTTGTATTATATTGATTGTGGAGATGATTGGGAACTTTATGTGCATAGCCAGCGCTTTGGAAAATTG CGAAAACTCTCACTGAGTGCTGATGAATATATTAGAATGACGCCACATATATCTGATGATGGAGAAATTACGTTGGGGTTGAAAAAAACTACTGCTTTTCTTGTTGATGCTAAGACTGGAAGGGTTGTTCGCACATATAAGTTTGATAATTCTGCTTCGAAAGTAGGGGTTCAAGTTTTTGAAGGGAATGCTGTTATGTTGTCGAAAGATGCTGGAGAATTGGTAGAATCTGGTGATGTTGATCTGGGAGCATTTAAGCATCTGGTTTACATCACAAGGACAGATTATGTGCTGCAACACTATTCTCCAAACTCTTCTGAGATATTATGGAATGTGGCATTTGCAGATATTGAGGGTGAATTCCGGTGTCAGGGGATTCAGAGTTCTTTTGATGGGGTGCCTCCGAATGCCAATGAGGACACAGATGAGACTGAATGGCAATTGCCTTGTCAGAAGAAGACAGTTGCCCTCCGAATTCGTGACCACGGCATGTTTGAATTTGATAAACTAGCAATTACTCATCTAGGAGGTGGAGCTAACTTTCTTCCTGTTCCATATAACAAACCTCCTTTTGGACATGTTCCTAGATTTCAGCCGGCTCTTCCCACCAGTGGAGACATACCTGTGCTTGCATTGCCCTCATCTGAGGGGAAAAACCCTGGGATATTGGCTCCTTTTAGTGGAAACAGTGGCACAGTGAATGCTATAACCCCATCTTCTGAAAATATAGCAAAGTCTCATGTATGGCCTTTTATTACAGCTGTTTTGTCAATTATGGGGTTCATCTTTTACAAATTTTTAGCATCCAGAAAACAGGGCAAGTTGAATAAACCTATTGAGGAACTTCAACCCCGATCTGGGatgccaaaaaagaagaaaaatcggAGATCAGGAAACAACAAGAGTAATCCCAATAATCTGAAAAATCAGAAATATTTGTCTCTTCAGAGTAAGGTTGGAGAAATCAATGAACTTACACGTGTTGAAAGAGATGAAAGGAAATTGTTATTGACTTTTACTGATCATGTTGATGGTCGAGTAGATGGTCGTAGAATTGGCAAGTTGTTAGTTTCCAACAAAGAAATTGCTAAGGGTAGTAATGGTACAGTTGTGCTTGAGGGAATTTATGATGGGCGTCATGTGGCTGTGAAGCGCCTGGTGCAATCTCATCATGATGTGGCTTTGAAAGAGATTCAGAACCTTATTGCCTCTGATCAACATCCAAATATTGTTAGATGGTACGGGGTGGAGTATGATCAAGATTTTGTTTATCTTGCGTTGGAGCGCTGCACCTGCAGCTTAAATGacttaatttatgttaattctGAATCTTTCCAAAATCAAATACCATCCAAGGATATGGACTCCAACCGCTTGCCTGAGTACATGGTTCGATTGCATTCAATGCCGGAACATAACAGAAATGTTGAATTGTGGAAGGCCAACGGTTATCCTTCAGTACAGTTGTTAAAATTAATGAG GGATGTGGTTTCTGGGCTTGCCCATTTGCATGAACTTGGAATTGTACATCGGGACATGAAGCCTCAGAATGTTTTGATTATCAGCGAGAAATCTTTCTGTGCAAAGCTTTCAGATATGGGCATTAGCAAGCGCCTACTTGGGGACATGTCTTCCTTGACCCAGCATCCAACTG GTTATGGGAGCTCAGGCTGGCAAGCACCTGAACAACTACTTCATGGACGCCAAACACGTGCATTAGACTTGTTTAGTTTAGGCtgtgttctatttttttgtatCACAGGGGGTAAGCATCCTTTTGGCGATAATATTGAACGTGATGTCAATATTGTCAATGACCGTAAGGACCTATTCTTAGTAGAGAATATACCAGAAGCTCTGGATCTTTTCACTTGTCTCTTGGATCCCGACCCAGAGAAGAG GCCAAAAGCCCAGGAAGTGTTGAATCATCCCCTGTTTTGGACTTCTGAGAAAAGGCTCTCATTTCTCCAGGATGTTAGTGATCGAGTGGAACTGGAAGATAGGGAGAATGCATCGGAACTCTTGGATACATTAGAAAGCACTGCAACAATGGCATTGAATGGGAAATGGGATGAAAAGATGGAAGCTGCATTTATTAACAACATTGGCCGCTACAGGCGTTATAAGTTTGACTCCATTCGTGACCTATTACGGGTCATACGCAACAAGTCACATCACTATAGGGAACTCCCCCAGGAGATTAAGGAATTATTAGGGTCACATCCAGAAGGATTTGAGAGTTATTTTTCACGTCGATTTCCAAAACTCTTGATTGAAGTTTACAAAGTGATCTACAGGTACTGCAAAGAGGAGGAGTTTTTCCGTAAATACATAGACAGCAATATAATCTAG
- the LOC7494712 gene encoding glyceraldehyde-3-phosphate dehydrogenase B, chloroplastic produces the protein MATHAALASSRIPANTRLPSKINHSFPTQSSLKRLEVAEFSGLRASSCVTYAKNASEGSFFDVVASQLAPKVAVSTPVRAETVAKLKVAINGFGRIGRNFLRCWHGRKDSPLDVIVVNDSGGVKNASHLLKYDSMLGTFKAEVKIVDNETISVDGKPIKVVSNRDPLKLPWAELGIDIVIEGTGVFVDGPGAGKHIQAGATKVIITAPAKGADIPTYVVGVNEKDYDHEVANIISNASCTTNCLAPFVKVMDEEFGIVKGTMTTTHSYTGDQRLLDASHRDLRRARAAALNIVPTSTGAAKAVSLVLPQLKGKLNGIALRVPTPNVSVVDLVVNVEKKGITAEDVNGAFRKAAEGPLKGVLDVCDVPLVSVDFRCSDVSSTIDSSLTMVMGDDMIKVVAWYDNEWGYSQRVVDLAHLVANKWPGVAAAGSGDPLEDFCKTNPADEECKVYEA, from the exons ATGGCTACCCACGCAGCTCTTGCCTCTTCAAGAATCCCTGCCAATACAAGACTTCCCTCCAAGATCAACCACTCTTTCCCCACTCAAAGCTCCTTAaag AGGCTAGAAGTGGCTGAGTTTTCTGGGCTTCGAGCCAGTTCATGTGTAACCTATGCCAAGAACGCTAGTGAGGGATCCTTCTTTGATGTGGTGGCTTCCCAACTTGCTCCCAAG gTTGCAGTGTCAACTCCTGTTAGGGCAGAAACTGTGGCCAAATTAAAGGTGGCTATCAACGGATTTGGACGCATTGGCAGGAACTTCCTGCGATGCTGGCATGGTCGCAAAGACTCTCCCCTTGATGTAATTGTTGTCAATGACAGCGGTGGTGTCAAGAAC GCTTCCCACTTGTTGAAATATGATTCAATGCTTGGAACTTTCAAAGCAGAGGTGAAAATTGTGGACAACGAGACCATCAGTGTTGATGGCAAGCCCATTAAGGTTGTTTCCAACAGAGACCCTCTTAAGCTTCCATGGGCTGAGCTCGGAATAGACATTGTTATCGAG GGAACCGGAGTTTTTGTGGATGGCCCTGGTGCTGGGAAACATATTCAAGCTGGTGCCACGAAAGTTATCATCACTGCTCCAGCCAAAGGCGCCGATATCCCAACCTATGTTGTTGGTGTTAACGAAAAGGACTACGACCATGAGGTTGCCAACATTATAAG TAATGCTTCTTGCACCACAAATTGTCTGGCTCCCTTTGTGAAGGTCATGGATGAGGAATTCG GCATTGTCAAGGGAACAATGACAACAACTCACTCCTACACTGGAGATCAG AGGCTCTTGGATGCTTCACACCGTGACTTGAGGAGAGCCAGGGCTGCAGCATTGAACATAGTCCCAACAAGCACTGGTGCAGCCAAAGCTGTATCTCTTGTGCTGCCTCAGCTCAAGGGCAAGCTCAATGGCATCGCACTGCGTGTCCCGACACCCAATGTTTCAGTTGTTGACCTTGTTGTGAATGTTGAGAAGAAGGGCATTACAGCAGAAGATGTCAATGGAGCCTTCAGAAAGGCGGCTGAGGGACCATTGAAGGGTGTATTGGATGTGTGTGATGTTCCTCTTGTGTCTGTTGACTTCCGATGCTCTGATGTTTCTTCAACCATTGACTCTTCATTGACCATGGTCATGGGAGATGATATGATCAAGGTTGTCGCCTGGTATGACAATGAATGGGGATACAG CCAAAGGGTCGTTGATTTAGCACATCTTGTAGCCAACAAGTGGCCAGGAGTGGCTGCAGCAGGAAGTGGAGACCCATTGGAGGATTTCTGCAAGACAAACCCAGCTGATGAGGAGTGCAAAGTTTATGAAGCTTAG
- the LOC7494713 gene encoding uncharacterized protein LOC7494713: MAAATAILWNPLILTRNPQGLHLSPALSSSSSIKPLDKRALSGGPGKLRITNSITRSSLTVQAAANAAYSDGGRRPSNASIFVGGFVLGGLIVGALGCVYAPQISKALAGTDRKDLMRKLPKFIYDEEKALEKTRKILAEKIEQLNSAIDDVSSQLRSEDAPNGASVHSDDIEAAI; encoded by the exons ATGGCTGCTGCTACTGCTATTCTTTGGAATCCTTTAATTCTAACCAGAAATCCTCAAGGACTCCACCTATCTCCAG cgttgtcttcttcttcttctataaaGCCGTTGGACAAACGCGCCTTGAGTGGTGGTCCTGGAAAACTGCGAATAACTAACTCCATAACCAGAAGCTCACTCACAGTCCAAGCTGCTGCTAATGCTGCTTATAG TGATGGAGGAAGAAGGCCAAGCAATGCAAGCATTTTTGTTGGTGGCTTTGTTTTGGGAGGACTTATAGTTGGTGCTCTTGGATGTGTATATGCTCCTCAG ATCAGCAAGGCATTAGCTGGCACTGACCGGAAGGATCTTATGAGGAAGCTACCCAAATTCATCTATGATGAAGAAAAAGCTCTGGAG AAAACTCGAAAAATATTAGCTGAGAAGATTGAACAACTGAACTCGGCCATTGATGATGTTTCCTCTCAACTCCGATCAGAAGATGCCCCAAATGGAGCAAGTGTGCATTCTGATGACATTGAAGCTGCCATATGA
- the LOC7494714 gene encoding MLO protein homolog 1 — MAAGSYGDKTLQNTPTWAVAAVCAVFVIISVLIDHSIHSLGKWFQKRQKKAMSEALEKIKAELMLLGFISLLLTVGTRAILKICIPEKYEKIMLPCKNAYGLDKYEDKSGGKGGEGGYNKRKLLSFAGNVAIHRVLAAAGGDGGDYCSKGKVSLISQTGVHQLHIFLFVLAIFHVLYSVITMALGQAKMKKWKAWELETSSLEYQFSNDSARFRLVHQTSFVKRHSGIATAPGIKWVVALFRLFTGSVTKVDYMAIRHGFINAHFAPNSKFDFHKYIKRCMEDEFKVVVGVSMPLWIFAILFLLLNVYKWYTFTWLAVVPLVILLLVGAKLELVIMEMAQEAQDRSHVVRGAPLVEPNNKYFWFNRPHWILLLIHYTLFQNAFEMAFFLWTWYEFGIKSCFHENLALILTRVFLGLILQFVCSYITFPLYSLVTQMGSHMKKGIFEEQTAKALRKWQMAAKLRNKSRKTAGDQAGGSSLGFMSSEMTPSQGASPVHLLHKYRPSQPDVESVISSALSYTSDTDLSELDGSTHDKHESRKQDHQQPINS, encoded by the exons ATGGCAGCTGGTTCTTATGGAGACAAGACCCTGCAAAACACACCTACATGGGCTGTGGCGGCAGTTTGTGCAGTGTTTGTGATCATATCTGTTCTAATAGATCATTCCATTCATTCGTTAGGAAAG TGGTTCCAAAAACGTCAAAAGAAGGCCATGAGTGAAGCTTTGGAGAAGATTAAAGCTG AGCTAATGCTACTAGGCTTCATATCCTTGCTGCTTACTGTGGGTACAAGAGCTATCTTGAAGATATGCATccctgaaaaatatgaaaaaattatgctCCCCTGCAAAAATGCTTACGGCCTGGACAAGTATGAAGATAAAAGTGGTGGTAAAGGAGGTGAAGGGGGATATAATAAGAGGAAGCTACTTTCATTTGCCGGAAATGTAGCAATACACCGAGTTTTGGCAGCAGCTGGTGGTGATGGTGGCGACTATTGCTCCAAG GGTAAAGTGTCTTTGATTTCGCAAACAGGAGTGCACCAATTGCACATATTTCTATTTGTTCTTGCCATTTTTCATGTTCTGTACAGTGTCATTACTATGGCGCTAGGGCAAGCAAAA ATGAAGAAATGGAAGGCTTGGGAATTAGAGACTTCGTCCCTAGAGTACCAATTTTCAAACg ACTCAGCAAGATTTAGACTGGTTCACCAGACCTCCTTTGTAAAGCGTCACTCTGGCATCGCCACAGCACCAGGGATCAAATGGGTT GTTGCATTATTTAGGCTATTCACTGGTTCAGTAACAAAGGTGGATTACATGGCTATTAGACATGGGTTTATAAAC GCACATTTTGCTCCAAATAGCAAATTTGATTTCCACAAGTACATCAAAAGATGCATGGAAGATGAGTTTAAGGTGGTTGTGGGCGTAAG CATGCCACTATGGATTTTTGCCATACTCTTTTTGCTGCTAAATGTCTACA AATGGTACACATTCACCTGGTTGGCAGTTGTGCCTCTTGTT ATACTTCTCTTGGTGGGCGCTAAACTTGAACTTGTTATCATGGAAATGGCTCAAGAAGCCCAAGACAGAAGTCATGTTGTTAGAGGAGCTCCATTGGTTGAGCCTAATAACAAATATTTCTGGTTTAATCGACCCCATTGGATTCTCCTCTTAATACATTACACTCTTTTCCag AACGCATTTGAAATGGCGTTTTTCTTGTGGACATGG TATGAATTCGGGATCAAATCTTGTTTCCATGAAAACTTGGCACTGATTTTGACAAGGGTTTTCCTTGGATTGATCCTTCAGTTCGTGTGTAGCTATATAACCTTCCCTCTCTATTCATTGGTAACACAG ATGGGTTCTCACATGAAGAAAGGAATATTTGAGGAACAAACAGCAAAAGCACTTAGAAAATGGCAAATGGCAGCAAAGCtaagaaataaatcaagaaaaacagcAGGTGATCAAGCTGGTGGTTCTAGTCTAGGGTTCATGAGCTCTGAAATGACACCAAGCCAAGGTGCATCACCTGTACATTTGCTTCACAAGTACAGGCCAAGTCAACCGGATGTTGAAAGTGTCATTAGTTCGGCATTGTCTTACACATCGGATACTGACCTCTCGGAGCTCGATGGCTCCACTCATGATAAGCACGAGTCAAGAAAGCAAGACCATCAACAGCCAATTAACTCGTGA